The Dehalococcoidia bacterium region GGTATGTGGCGCAGCTACGAGATGCCCGCCGGCTTCACCGCCGCCCCGGATGTGTACATGGTGCCGGTCTCGCCGCCGGACGCGCAGGGCTATTGCAGCTTTGGCCCGGGGGTGTGGTTCTCCGGCACGCTCTGCCGCAATGCGCGGCTGGTGATCGCCGAGGTGCACGAGGACTTCATTCGCACCGGCGGCGAAAACTACGTGCATATCGATGCGCTCGATCTGCTGGTGGAGGGCACGAAGCCGACCGGCGCCCTGCCGGCGCCGCCAGCTAATCCCGAAGAGATCGCGACCGTGGAGGTGATCTGCACGCTGGTCGCGTCGGAACTGATCAACAACCGCGACACGCTGCAGATGGGCGTGGGCACGGTCTCCTCGGCGCTGGGCCTCTTTCTCGGTGAGAAGGAAGACCTGGGCGTGCAGACGGAGCTGATCACCGGCGGCATCGTCGATCTGGTGGACAAGGGCGTGGTGACGGGCAAGTACAAGAGCATCCACAAATACAAGGTCGTGGGCAGCGCCCTGGTCGCGCTCACGCCGGAGGAGATGCGCCGCATCCACGACAACCCCGTGTTCGAGCTGTACGACTTCGGCTACACTGACGACCTGCGCCGGCTAATCCAGATCGAGAACTTCGTCACGGTGAACAACGCGCTGGTCGTGGACCTGACCGGCCAGGTCTGCGCGGAATCGCTCGGCCACCGCATGTACACCGGCGTGGGCGGGCAAACGGCGTTCATGATCGCCGGCGCCTACTCGCCGGGCGGCAAGTCGGTCAGCGTGGTGCCGTCCAGCTCAGTGCCTTCGGCCACGGGCCAGCGCGTCTCGCGCATCGTGCCGATGCTGGATGCGGGCAGCATAGTCACGGTGCCGCGCACGCTGGTGGACTACGTGGTCACGGAGCAAGGCATCGCGACGCTGCGCGGCAAGACGATCCGGGAACGGGTGCAGGAGATGCTGAGCGTCGCCCATCCCGACTTCCGCGCCGAGCTCGGGCGGCAGGCCAGGGAGCTGTACAGCGTACAGCCGTGACCGCCCTTGCAATCTTGAAAACCTTGACAACGCTGCTGTCAGGAAGTACGATCATGTATCTAGTGGTGGGTGGCTGTTCCGCCGGTGATCGCCGATCGCTCCCGCACGTCGCTTCCGCCTGCACCCCTTGTGTGATCGAACGCACAGGGCGCCGCAACACGCGGCCATCCGCTTTGCCGTCTCCGGCGTAGTATCGCCGAAGGGCGCGGCGAGTTACCGGTTCCGTCGCGTCGCTGAGCATAACTCGCGCAGATCTGCAAGATACTTCGCAGGCCTTAAGCAGATCTTAATGCGCCGGACGTACGATGGGGTAGCCACAGAGGCTTCGCGGCGCGGGGGCGGTGCGGGTGTGGTGGATCTGCGAAGCCGGCTCTGTTGTTCTTTCACTGGTTGCACGCGATCGACCCACTCCCCGCCTGGCGGGGTCGCGAACAACCGGCGTTCTACCGGGCGAACCGGGTCGAGGTGCGGTGATGTTGTTCCTCAAAGCGTGTCCACGGTGTCGTGGCGACATGACCAACAATGCGGCGGATCCAGGCGAGCGCGCCTGCCTGCAGTGCGGCTACGTGACCTACCCCACGCCGCCGCTGCCGTTCGTGCGCGAGCGCAGCGGTCAGTCCAGCCGCTCGCGCAAAGCCAAGCAGGTCGCCTAGCCGGGGACGCGATCACGGTTGAGAGGGCGGGCGCCGGTGGGCCTCCGCCCTCTCGGCGCGCTTGGATTGTTCAGCCATGCGGATCGCCCCGCAGCTCGGCAAGCGCCGCCTGCCACAGTTCGGGCGTGTTGACGTTGTCGAACGAGCGCAGGCCGGGGTCAAAGGCGCGCAGCTCGGCCTCTTCGACGCGGCGCACGCGCACCTGCGGGAAGAAGCGGTCGATCTTGTAGTCGCCGGCGGCGATCTGCGCCTCGATCGGCGGCAGGCAGCCGGGGCCATAGACGGCGTGTAACTGCTGTCCGCGGCCGGCTACCACCGGCAACACCACGTCGGCCTGCGTGGCGAAGGCGGCGAGCTGGCCGAGCAGCGTTGTGTTCAGGAACGGCATGTCCACCGCAACCGCGAGCACGTGACTGCCGGGCCGGGCGCGCAGTGCCGTGGCGATGCCGCCGAGCGGCCCGATCCCCGGCCAGACGTCCTTGACCACCGCCACGCCGGGCGCTTGTCTGGCCCGTTCCGGCGGGCCGACGATCAGCAGAGAATCCGTCGCGGGGCGCAGGGCGGCCAGGGTGCGGAGCAGCAGCGTTTGTCCGCCCAGCTCCAACAGGGCCTTATCGCGGCCGAAGCGGGCGCTGCGTCCGCCGGCAAGCACCACACCGACGACGGGCATCTTGCGATCCTTGCTGCAAGGGCGTTTACTTCCCGTATGCACGGCCGCGCGCCGCGCCGCCGGCCTGCGAGCCGTTTGCCCATCCGAGTGTTGAGGTGAGGGGTATGCCAGACAAAGGGAAGAGCGGACCAAAGGGCAAAGGCGGCGCCAAGCCGCCGCCCGGCAAGACCGGGAAGGGCAAGAAGTAGGCAACGAGGCGCCCGGCAAAGGATGGGCGCCTCGCTGTTTCCCCTACCAGATGCCGAGCATCATCTTCACGTCTTCGGACGCCATCGTGCGCGGATCCCACGGCGGATTGAACGTGATCTTCACATCCACGTCCTTGACGCCCGGTAGATCCTTAAGCACGGCATAGGCCTGCCCCTGGATCAGGCCA contains the following coding sequences:
- a CDS encoding acetyl-CoA hydrolase/transferase C-terminal domain-containing protein, which gives rise to MNWQQRYAEKLATPEQAVKRIQPGSVVGVAPFSTTPYTLCEALIARVEAGDLTNIRIDHPAALVSWTQPSLAGHVELHDNYATPPNRAACHAGEMEYLPIGMWRSYEMPAGFTAAPDVYMVPVSPPDAQGYCSFGPGVWFSGTLCRNARLVIAEVHEDFIRTGGENYVHIDALDLLVEGTKPTGALPAPPANPEEIATVEVICTLVASELINNRDTLQMGVGTVSSALGLFLGEKEDLGVQTELITGGIVDLVDKGVVTGKYKSIHKYKVVGSALVALTPEEMRRIHDNPVFELYDFGYTDDLRRLIQIENFVTVNNALVVDLTGQVCAESLGHRMYTGVGGQTAFMIAGAYSPGGKSVSVVPSSSVPSATGQRVSRIVPMLDAGSIVTVPRTLVDYVVTEQGIATLRGKTIRERVQEMLSVAHPDFRAELGRQARELYSVQP
- a CDS encoding molybdenum cofactor guanylyltransferase, whose amino-acid sequence is MPVVGVVLAGGRSARFGRDKALLELGGQTLLLRTLAALRPATDSLLIVGPPERARQAPGVAVVKDVWPGIGPLGGIATALRARPGSHVLAVAVDMPFLNTTLLGQLAAFATQADVVLPVVAGRGQQLHAVYGPGCLPPIEAQIAAGDYKIDRFFPQVRVRRVEEAELRAFDPGLRSFDNVNTPELWQAALAELRGDPHG